Proteins co-encoded in one Ziziphus jujuba cultivar Dongzao chromosome 9, ASM3175591v1 genomic window:
- the LOC107427884 gene encoding guanosine nucleotide diphosphate dissociation inhibitor At5g09550 isoform X2: MDEEYDVIVLGTGLKECILSGLLSVNGLKVLHMDRNDYYGGESSSLNLTQLWKRFRGSDKPPESFGASREYNVDMIPKFMMANGSLVRVLIHTDVTKYLNFKAVDGSFVYNKKKIYKVPATDVEALKSTLMGLFEKRRARKFFIYVQDYEEDDPKSHEGMDLNKVTARELIMKYGLEDDTVDFIGHALALHSDDTYLDKPAMGFVKKMKVVFDGDGKAIGVTSEGETAKCKKVVCDPSYLPDKVQKVGKVARAICIMSHPIPDTNDSHSAQVILPQKQLGRKSDMYLFCCSYAHNVAAKGKYIAFVSTEAETSDPEVELKRGIDLLGPVDEIFYDTYDRFVPTNNHEADHCFISTSYDATTHFESTVEDVLAMYTKITGKVLDLSVDLSAASAAAEE, translated from the exons ATGGATGAAGAGTATGACGTCATCGTTCTTGGTACCGGTCTTAAAGAGTGCATTCTCAGTGGCCTTCTTTCCGTTAATGGACTCAAA GTGTTGCATATGGACAGAAACGACTATTATGGTGGGGAGTCGTCCTCCCTTAATCTTACACAG CTGTGGAAACGTTTTAGGGGAAGCGATAAGCCTCCAGAAAGTTTTGGTGCAAGTAGGGAGTACAATGTTGATATGATACCTAAG TTCATGATGGCCAATGGTTCTTTGGTCCGAGTCCTTATCCACACAGATGTCACCAAGTACTTAAATTTCAAGGCTGTAGATGGTAGCTTTGTctataacaaaaaaaag atttataaaGTCCCAGCAACTGATGTTGAAGCACTGAAATCAACCTTGATGGGACTCTTTGAGAAGCGGCGTGCTAGAAAGTTCTTCATATATGTCCAAGACTATGAAGAGGATGATCCGAAATCCCATGAAGGGATGGATTTGAATAAAGTTACAGCGAGAGAGCTTATCAT gAAATATGGTCTAGAAGATGATACAGTTGATTTTATTGGCCATGCCTTGGCACTCCATAGTGATGATACTTACTTGGATAAGCCAGCCatgggttttgtgaagaaaatgAAG GTGGTTTTTGATGGTGATGGGAAGGCAATTGGAGTAACCTCTGAGGGAGAAACTGCTAAATGCAAGAAAGTTGTTTGTGATCCATCATACCTACCCGATAAG GTTCAAAAGGTTGGAAAAGTTGCCCGAGCTATATGCATAATGAGCCATCCTATTCCAGATACCAATGACTCTCACTCGGCCCAAGTTATTCTTCCTCAAAAGCAACTTGGTCGTAAATCAGACAT GTACCTATTCTGCTGCTCATATGCTCACAATGTAGCTGCAAAAGGAAAATACATTGCTTTTGTTTCAACAGAAGCAGAGACCAGTGACCCTGAGGTGGAATTGAAGCGCGGCATTGACCTATTGGGACCTGTTGATGAGATATTCTACGACACTTACGACAGATTTGTACCGACAAACAACCATGAAGCTGATCATTGCTTCATATCCACC AGTTATGATGCAACTACGCACTTTGAGTCTACGGTCGAAGATGTGCTTGCCATGTACACCAAGATTACTGGAAAG GTGCTTGATCTTTCTGTGGATCTTAGTGCTGCGAGTGCTGCTGctgaagaataa
- the LOC107427884 gene encoding guanosine nucleotide diphosphate dissociation inhibitor At5g09550 isoform X1, which translates to MDEEYDVIVLGTGLKECILSGLLSVNGLKVLHMDRNDYYGGESSSLNLTQLWKRFRGSDKPPESFGASREYNVDMIPKFMMANGSLVRVLIHTDVTKYLNFKAVDGSFVYNKKKIYKVPATDVEALKSTLMGLFEKRRARKFFIYVQDYEEDDPKSHEGMDLNKVTARELIMKYGLEDDTVDFIGHALALHSDDTYLDKPAMGFVKKMKLYAESLARFQGGSPYIYPLYGLGELPQAFARLSAVYGGTYMLNKPDCKVVFDGDGKAIGVTSEGETAKCKKVVCDPSYLPDKVQKVGKVARAICIMSHPIPDTNDSHSAQVILPQKQLGRKSDMYLFCCSYAHNVAAKGKYIAFVSTEAETSDPEVELKRGIDLLGPVDEIFYDTYDRFVPTNNHEADHCFISTSYDATTHFESTVEDVLAMYTKITGKVLDLSVDLSAASAAAEE; encoded by the exons ATGGATGAAGAGTATGACGTCATCGTTCTTGGTACCGGTCTTAAAGAGTGCATTCTCAGTGGCCTTCTTTCCGTTAATGGACTCAAA GTGTTGCATATGGACAGAAACGACTATTATGGTGGGGAGTCGTCCTCCCTTAATCTTACACAG CTGTGGAAACGTTTTAGGGGAAGCGATAAGCCTCCAGAAAGTTTTGGTGCAAGTAGGGAGTACAATGTTGATATGATACCTAAG TTCATGATGGCCAATGGTTCTTTGGTCCGAGTCCTTATCCACACAGATGTCACCAAGTACTTAAATTTCAAGGCTGTAGATGGTAGCTTTGTctataacaaaaaaaag atttataaaGTCCCAGCAACTGATGTTGAAGCACTGAAATCAACCTTGATGGGACTCTTTGAGAAGCGGCGTGCTAGAAAGTTCTTCATATATGTCCAAGACTATGAAGAGGATGATCCGAAATCCCATGAAGGGATGGATTTGAATAAAGTTACAGCGAGAGAGCTTATCAT gAAATATGGTCTAGAAGATGATACAGTTGATTTTATTGGCCATGCCTTGGCACTCCATAGTGATGATACTTACTTGGATAAGCCAGCCatgggttttgtgaagaaaatgAAG CTCTATGCAGAGTCTTTGGCACGTTTTCAAGGAGGATCTCCTTATATCTATCCACTCTATGGTTTAGGAGAGTTGCCTCAG GCATTTGCGCGGTTGAGTGCAGTTTATGGTGGCACTTACATGCTCAACAAGCCAGACTGTAAG GTGGTTTTTGATGGTGATGGGAAGGCAATTGGAGTAACCTCTGAGGGAGAAACTGCTAAATGCAAGAAAGTTGTTTGTGATCCATCATACCTACCCGATAAG GTTCAAAAGGTTGGAAAAGTTGCCCGAGCTATATGCATAATGAGCCATCCTATTCCAGATACCAATGACTCTCACTCGGCCCAAGTTATTCTTCCTCAAAAGCAACTTGGTCGTAAATCAGACAT GTACCTATTCTGCTGCTCATATGCTCACAATGTAGCTGCAAAAGGAAAATACATTGCTTTTGTTTCAACAGAAGCAGAGACCAGTGACCCTGAGGTGGAATTGAAGCGCGGCATTGACCTATTGGGACCTGTTGATGAGATATTCTACGACACTTACGACAGATTTGTACCGACAAACAACCATGAAGCTGATCATTGCTTCATATCCACC AGTTATGATGCAACTACGCACTTTGAGTCTACGGTCGAAGATGTGCTTGCCATGTACACCAAGATTACTGGAAAG GTGCTTGATCTTTCTGTGGATCTTAGTGCTGCGAGTGCTGCTGctgaagaataa